In one window of Hevea brasiliensis isolate MT/VB/25A 57/8 chromosome 10, ASM3005281v1, whole genome shotgun sequence DNA:
- the LOC110654187 gene encoding uncharacterized protein LOC110654187, whose amino-acid sequence MQQKASAKILDKVPHYEDVETLGDDEDEDEDEDDVGTILGGSKGSSKIQKKARIKGLIDLYFRKSAAKAVQDRKNSKLKQTTVNEACKKELRKKTCKDIARWMYDAIIPFNAVNYPSFQVMVESIGQFGIGMKAPSFHEVRVPLLNEEVAEVKNSLKSYEEEWAKYGCSIMADGWTDKKQRTLINFLMNSPKGTVFMESVDASEYSKTGDKMYELLNRFIKRVGEANVIQVVTDNASNCVLAGKLLETKRPHLYWTPCAAHYIDLMLEDIGKIPKIHNTIKRAVTLNGYVYICPGVVNMLWRFTDERELIRPAVKRFATAFLTLQRMHKHKANLRKMFTSEEWTKSKWAKELSGKKVYSIIMMPTFWTNIVYILKIFGPLVRVLRLVDGEKMPAMGYIYEAMDRAKEATAKSFDENEEKYRTIFEIIDKRWESQLHRPLHSVRYYMNPEYFYLNEKINEDVEVVTGLYQVVARLIPSKEEQTK is encoded by the exons ATGCAGCAAAAGGCTTCAGCAAAGATCTTAGATAAAGTGCCTCATTATGAGGATGTTGAAACTCTTGGAGATGAcgaagatgaagatgaagatgaagatgatgttGGGACAATTCTTGGAGGCTCAAAAGGAAGTAGTAAGATTCAAAAGAAGGCAAGGATAAAGGGTCTAATAGATTTATATTTTCGCAAAAGTGCTGCAAAGGCGGTGCAAGATAGAAAAAATTCAAAGCTGAAGCAAACCACTGTTAATGAGGCATGTAAAAAGGAATTGCGAAAAAAAACATGTAAGGATATAGCTCGATGGATGTATGATGCGATAATTCCTTTTAATGCCGTCAAttatccaagttttcaagttATGGTGGAGTCTATTGGACAATTTGGGATTGGTATGAAAGCACCTAGTTTTCATGAGGTGCGGGTTCCCTTATTGAATGAAGAAGTTGCTGAGGTGAAGAATTCATTAAAGTCATATGAAGAAGAATGGGCAAAGTATGGTTGTTCTATAATGGCAGATGGTTGGACTGATAAGAAACAAAGGACTTTGATTAATTTCTTGATGAATTCTCCAAAGGGAACTGTTTTCATGGAATCTGTTGATGCTTCAGAGTACTCAAAAACTGGTGATAAGATGTATGAGCTGCTTAATAGATTTATAAAGCGTGTTGGAGAGGCTAATGTGATTCAAGTTGTGACAGATAATGCTAGCAATTGTGTGCTTGCAG gGAAGTTGTTAGAAACAAAGCGCCCTCATTTGTATTGGACTCCTTGTGCTGCTCATTACATAGATTTGATGCTAGAAGATATTGGAAAAATTCCCAAAATTCATAACACAATTAAAAGGGCAGTGACATTGAATGGATATGTTTACATTTGTCCGGGAGTGGTGAACATGTTGTGGCGCTTTACTGATGAAAGAGAGCTAATTAGGCCAGCTGTCAAAAGATTTGCGACTGCTTTTCTCACCCTTCAACGTATGCATAAGCACAAGGCGAATTTGAGAAAGATGTTTACCTCAGAGGAATGGACCAAAAGTAAGTGGGCAAAAGAACTGTCTGGTAAGAAAGTATACAGTATTATCATGATGCCTACTTTTTGGACTAATATTGTTTATATCTTAAAGATATTTGGTCCATTAGTTCGTGTACTTAGATTAGTTGATGGTGAGAAAATGCCTGCAATGGGATATATTTATGAGGCGATGGATAGGGCTAAAGAAGCAACTGCAAAGTCATTtgatgaaaatgaagaaaaatacaGGACAATTTTTGAGATTATTGATAAACGATGGGAAAGCCAACTCCATAGACCTTTGCATTCAGTTAGATATTATATGAATcctgaatatttttatttaaatgagaaaatTAATGAAGATGTTGAGGTTGTTACCGGTTTATACCAAGTTGTAGCAAGGTTGATTCCAAGCAAAGAAGAGCAGACAAAATAA